One part of the Hyphomicrobiales bacterium genome encodes these proteins:
- a CDS encoding S41 family peptidase — MMKKIPVFVLGLALGVAVTFGVTHYRLGPIGAQAQAGAETFNQLKLFGDVFERVLNDYVEPQEESELIENALNGMLTSLDPHSAYLGPDAFEDIQEQTSGEFGGLGIQVTMEDGFVKVVSPIDDTPAARAGILANDLIVGLDGEDVQGMDLSDAVDRMRGIVGTPITVTIRREGAEDFDVTLQRDTIRIASVRSRLEGEIGYLRVTQFSGQTGEGLEREILALNEEAEEAGVEISGYVLDLRNNPGGLVNQALEVSDAFLDRGEIVSIRGRTEADTRRYNARSGDLIGGLPVVVLINGGSASASEIVAGALQDHRRGTLVGSLSFGKGSVQTVIPMSATSAVRLTTARYYTPAGRSIQARGIDPDIEVLQENLPEELQGLDSPGGEASLDGHLSNEDEVERSGSSVYVPQDAELDTQLQYALSLLRGEEVHAAFPPDPDAPLPN, encoded by the coding sequence ATGATGAAAAAGATACCGGTTTTCGTGCTGGGGTTGGCACTGGGGGTCGCGGTGACCTTCGGCGTAACTCACTATCGGCTGGGACCGATTGGTGCGCAGGCGCAGGCCGGAGCGGAAACCTTCAACCAGCTGAAACTGTTCGGTGATGTGTTTGAGCGTGTGCTCAACGATTACGTCGAGCCGCAAGAAGAGTCTGAGCTCATTGAGAATGCACTCAATGGCATGCTCACGTCGCTCGACCCACACTCGGCTTATCTCGGCCCGGACGCTTTTGAAGACATTCAGGAGCAGACCAGCGGGGAATTCGGTGGCCTGGGTATTCAGGTGACGATGGAAGACGGGTTCGTGAAAGTCGTCTCGCCGATTGACGACACGCCAGCCGCCCGCGCCGGCATTCTTGCCAACGATTTGATTGTCGGCCTGGATGGCGAAGACGTGCAGGGGATGGATCTGAGCGACGCGGTCGATCGGATGCGTGGCATTGTCGGCACGCCGATCACGGTGACCATCCGCCGCGAAGGCGCCGAGGATTTTGACGTCACCTTGCAGCGCGACACCATCCGGATCGCTTCGGTGCGCAGTCGCTTGGAAGGCGAAATTGGCTATTTGCGCGTCACCCAGTTCTCCGGGCAGACCGGCGAAGGTTTGGAGCGTGAAATCCTCGCGCTCAACGAGGAGGCTGAAGAAGCAGGCGTTGAGATTTCTGGCTATGTGCTAGATCTACGCAACAATCCTGGCGGCCTGGTCAACCAGGCGCTGGAGGTTTCCGACGCGTTTCTTGATCGCGGCGAGATCGTTTCGATCCGTGGCCGCACCGAAGCCGACACGCGCCGCTACAATGCCCGGTCGGGCGATCTGATCGGTGGCTTGCCGGTTGTGGTGCTGATCAATGGCGGTTCGGCCTCGGCCTCGGAAATTGTGGCCGGAGCGCTTCAGGATCACCGTCGTGGCACCCTTGTTGGCTCTCTTTCCTTCGGCAAGGGCTCGGTGCAAACCGTGATCCCGATGTCGGCGACGAGCGCGGTGCGCTTGACGACGGCGCGCTACTACACGCCAGCGGGTCGTTCGATCCAGGCGCGTGGTATCGATCCGGATATCGAAGTGCTGCAGGAAAACCTGCCGGAGGAACTTCAGGGCTTGGATAGCCCAGGTGGCGAGGCTTCACTGGACGGTCACCTGTCGAATGAAGATGAAGTGGAACGCTCAGGGTCGTCGGTTTATGTGCCGCAGGACGCTGAACTCGACACCCAGCTTCAGTACGCGCTCAGCCTGTTGCGCGGTGAAGAAGTGCATGCTGCGTTTCCGCCTGATCCGGATGCGCCGCTTCCTAACTAA
- a CDS encoding divergent polysaccharide deacetylase family protein — translation MTTDVENDLHTPLMPRARFGENWPVWRAKIIWAAGWFTRVGGAVLGLVLLLLTGWIFLTDTPLGGEPQTQSQIQIAGSPNAPASQRAGDQTPGMGETGEGLAQPLPSQPEPIAGGPRVLQVPQADGLDTSAQDASELPPINSAANAPRFDARGGLPAVANPSLVERFDSSSFVPSLGSNGERALDAYARPLEAGTIMPGQPRIALIVGGLGISQTSTQEVLNSLPGATTLSFAPYGSSLTRWASRARQDGHEYLIEVPMEPFDYPNNDPGPHTLQVGLTEQANLERLHWALSRLPTPIGFMNYMGGRFASEEAALAPIIDDAVGRGLMVIDDGRSARSRVTAVAGENTPVLRADVVIDARADQQSINNRLAQLEAIARERGSAVGVATALPLTITTLEEWTASLASKGIALVPVSSIVRF, via the coding sequence ATGACCACAGATGTAGAAAATGATCTGCATACGCCGTTGATGCCGCGGGCGCGTTTCGGCGAGAACTGGCCGGTTTGGCGCGCCAAGATCATCTGGGCGGCCGGATGGTTCACGCGTGTGGGTGGCGCGGTGCTCGGTCTTGTGCTGCTTCTGCTCACCGGATGGATTTTTCTGACCGACACGCCGTTGGGTGGCGAGCCGCAAACCCAAAGTCAAATCCAAATAGCCGGCAGTCCCAATGCACCGGCAAGCCAGCGTGCCGGGGACCAGACACCGGGCATGGGAGAAACAGGCGAGGGGCTGGCGCAGCCGTTGCCAAGCCAGCCGGAACCCATTGCCGGTGGCCCACGCGTTCTGCAGGTGCCGCAGGCCGATGGTTTGGACACCAGCGCGCAGGACGCGTCTGAGTTGCCGCCGATCAATTCGGCGGCCAATGCGCCGCGCTTCGACGCCCGTGGTGGACTGCCAGCCGTTGCCAATCCAAGCCTGGTGGAGCGGTTCGACTCCAGCAGCTTCGTGCCCTCGCTCGGCAGCAATGGCGAACGGGCGTTGGATGCCTATGCCCGCCCGCTTGAAGCCGGCACAATCATGCCAGGCCAGCCGCGCATCGCGCTGATTGTCGGTGGACTTGGCATTTCGCAGACGTCCACCCAGGAAGTGCTCAACAGCCTGCCAGGCGCCACCACCCTGTCTTTTGCGCCCTATGGTAGTTCGCTGACCCGCTGGGCGAGCCGTGCCCGTCAGGACGGCCATGAATACCTGATCGAAGTGCCGATGGAGCCGTTCGATTATCCCAACAATGATCCTGGTCCGCACACGCTTCAGGTCGGTTTGACCGAGCAGGCCAATCTTGAACGCTTGCACTGGGCGCTGTCGCGCCTGCCGACGCCGATTGGTTTCATGAACTATATGGGCGGGCGGTTTGCCTCCGAGGAAGCAGCTCTTGCACCGATCATCGATGATGCGGTCGGCCGCGGGCTGATGGTGATCGATGATGGCCGTTCGGCGCGCAGCCGCGTGACGGCGGTTGCCGGTGAAAACACACCGGTTTTGCGGGCCGATGTTGTGATCGATGCGCGCGCCGATCAGCAATCGATCAACAACCGGCTGGCGCAACTGGAAGCGATTGCCCGCGAGCGCGGGTCTGCGGTTGGTGTCGCAACCGCGTTACCTTTGACCATTACCACGCTGGAGGAATGGACCGCGAGCCTTGCCTCCAAGGGCATTGCGCTTGTACCGGTGTCCAGCATCGTTCGTTTCTAG
- a CDS encoding RNA pyrophosphohydrolase, translating into MSKKRPDLTPEQKAALPYRPCVGAIVVNRDGLVWVGRRLPNEEYTGDARLWQFPQGGIDEGEDAEKAARRELYEETSIRSVSLITAVDGWLTYDLPEHLVGVALKGKYRGQKQRWFLYGFEGEETEINVAAPPDGHDAEFDEWAWMAIEDVPAKAVAFKVDLYRTLIAHLRGETAIRFS; encoded by the coding sequence ATGAGCAAAAAACGCCCCGATCTGACGCCCGAGCAGAAGGCGGCCCTGCCCTATCGGCCATGCGTGGGCGCGATCGTCGTCAACAGGGACGGGCTGGTCTGGGTCGGGCGGCGGTTGCCGAACGAGGAATACACCGGCGATGCCCGCCTTTGGCAGTTTCCGCAGGGCGGGATCGATGAAGGAGAGGACGCGGAAAAAGCCGCGCGTCGTGAGCTCTATGAGGAAACGTCGATCCGCTCGGTTTCGCTGATCACCGCCGTGGATGGTTGGCTGACTTACGACTTGCCGGAGCATTTGGTTGGGGTTGCGTTGAAGGGCAAATATCGCGGCCAGAAGCAGCGATGGTTTCTTTATGGCTTTGAGGGCGAAGAAACGGAAATCAATGTCGCCGCGCCGCCGGACGGTCACGATGCGGAGTTCGATGAGTGGGCCTGGATGGCCATTGAGGACGTTCCGGCCAAGGCGGTCGCTTTCAAGGTCGACCTTTATCGGACCCTGATTGCGCATCTGCGCGGCGAAACAGCGATCCGCTTTTCCTGA
- a CDS encoding polyprenyl synthetase family protein produces the protein MSDPKAHLANLAASITRDMDQLLAELKAPDRLVAAMRHAVLAGGKRLRPVLVLETTHLLAAGTHAKTQLPPGAPQVAMAIECIHTYSLIHDDLPPMDDDDLRRGKPTVHKAFDEATAILAGDALQALAFELVATSGHPKTPMMLRDLARACGADGMVGGQMLDLAAEGRFGQATEIKDTFALAAMQAMKTGALIEVACTLGAHLALAPEEERQRVSQFGQSLGLAFQISDDLLDITATSDEAGKRTGKDEDAGKTTWPGLLGAEKAKATLDATLNDALATLAPYGERASHLSFLATSLRDRTT, from the coding sequence ATGTCAGACCCGAAAGCGCATCTGGCCAACCTTGCCGCCAGCATCACGCGCGATATGGACCAGCTTCTGGCCGAGCTCAAGGCGCCAGACCGATTGGTCGCCGCCATGCGTCACGCCGTCCTGGCTGGCGGCAAGCGCCTGCGACCGGTCTTGGTGCTTGAAACCACGCACCTTTTGGCCGCCGGCACGCACGCCAAAACACAGCTTCCGCCAGGCGCGCCACAGGTCGCGATGGCCATTGAATGCATCCACACCTATTCGCTCATCCATGACGACCTACCCCCCATGGATGATGATGATCTGCGGCGCGGCAAACCCACCGTCCACAAGGCTTTTGACGAGGCAACGGCCATTCTGGCCGGCGATGCGTTGCAGGCCCTGGCGTTTGAACTGGTGGCCACCAGCGGTCATCCCAAAACGCCGATGATGCTCCGCGATCTCGCCCGCGCCTGCGGCGCCGATGGCATGGTGGGCGGTCAGATGCTGGACCTGGCCGCCGAAGGTCGGTTTGGCCAAGCCACCGAAATCAAAGACACATTTGCTCTGGCCGCCATGCAAGCGATGAAAACCGGCGCCCTAATAGAGGTCGCCTGTACCCTCGGCGCGCACCTTGCCCTGGCCCCCGAAGAGGAGCGTCAGCGCGTCTCCCAGTTCGGTCAATCGCTGGGTCTGGCGTTCCAGATCTCTGATGATCTGCTCGACATCACCGCCACCTCAGATGAGGCGGGCAAACGCACCGGTAAGGACGAAGACGCCGGCAAGACGACCTGGCCAGGCCTGCTCGGGGCGGAGAAAGCCAAAGCCACCCTCGATGCCACGCTCAACGACGCACTGGCGACCTTGGCGCCCTATGGCGAACGCGCATCGCATTTGAGCTTTCTGGCGACCAGCCTGCGCGACCGCACGACCTAA
- the mtgA gene encoding monofunctional biosynthetic peptidoglycan transglycosylase: MPRLRSVVLRCLALFAILAVGLPIHLTLLYTVLPPVSTLMVRDVVLLRGYERDWIAMDDVAAVLENSIIASEDQTFCAHNGVAWRDLRDQFDRWRAGEEARGASTLSMQVARNLFLWQGRSAFRKGLEVPLALLLDTVWSKRRMMEVYINIAELGPQLYGFEAAAQRAFDRSAADLTRRQAALLVATLPLPSQRDAANPTSRQLWLADVIASRAQRIGGYIGCLAPPEVG; this comes from the coding sequence ATGCCGCGATTGCGCTCGGTTGTCCTCAGGTGTCTGGCACTGTTTGCGATCCTTGCCGTTGGCCTGCCCATCCATTTGACGCTGCTCTACACCGTGCTGCCGCCGGTCTCGACGCTGATGGTGCGGGACGTTGTTCTGCTGCGCGGTTATGAGCGCGATTGGATCGCGATGGACGATGTGGCGGCGGTGCTTGAAAACTCCATCATCGCATCCGAAGACCAGACGTTCTGCGCCCACAATGGCGTTGCCTGGCGCGATCTGCGCGACCAGTTCGACCGCTGGCGGGCCGGCGAAGAGGCGCGCGGTGCCTCGACACTCTCCATGCAGGTGGCACGTAATCTGTTCCTCTGGCAGGGGCGGTCGGCCTTCCGCAAAGGGCTGGAAGTGCCGCTGGCCTTGCTGCTCGACACGGTCTGGTCGAAGCGGCGGATGATGGAGGTCTACATCAACATCGCCGAACTTGGCCCGCAGCTTTATGGCTTTGAAGCCGCCGCACAGCGCGCCTTTGACCGGTCAGCTGCCGATCTAACACGTCGTCAAGCGGCGCTCCTGGTCGCAACTTTGCCGTTGCCGTCGCAACGCGATGCCGCCAACCCAACCAGTCGCCAGCTCTGGTTGGCCGATGTGATTGCATCACGGGCGCAGCGTATAGGTGGCTATATCGGATGCCTGGCACCGCCGGAGGTCGGTTAA
- a CDS encoding 50S ribosomal protein L32: protein MAVPKRKVSRMKRGFRRSADGLAAPTYVEDKDSGELRRPHHVDLKSGMYRGRQVLEPKDE, encoded by the coding sequence ATGGCCGTTCCAAAGAGAAAAGTCAGCCGCATGAAGCGCGGTTTCCGCCGCTCGGCCGATGGCCTGGCAGCACCGACATATGTTGAAGACAAGGATTCCGGCGAGCTGCGTCGCCCGCATCATGTGGATTTGAAGTCCGGCATGTATCGCGGTCGCCAGGTGTTGGAGCCGAAAGACGAGTAG